A genomic window from Salvia hispanica cultivar TCC Black 2014 chromosome 5, UniMelb_Shisp_WGS_1.0, whole genome shotgun sequence includes:
- the LOC125186371 gene encoding ethylene-responsive transcription factor 3-like has product MRRGRAAARQPESIHGGELNGSGVSNKDVRFRGVRKRPWGRFAAEIRDPLKKTRVWLGTFDSAEDAARAYDAAARSLRGSKAKTNFPLPPNFNLQNPNFNPNLADPLINHQRPTSSGMSSTVESFSGPRQLPLPPPRRYNPRMAPDDCGSDCDSSSSVVDDIASSSCKNPLPFDLNMPPPPDAPDSDFEELACTALRL; this is encoded by the coding sequence ATGCGGCGCGGCAGAGCGGCGGCGAGGCAGCCGGAGTCGATTCACGGCGGCGAACTCAACGGATCTGGTGTTTCTAATAAGGATGTGAGATTCCGCGGCGTGAGGAAGAGACCATGGGGCCGATTCGCGGCTGAGATCAGAGACCCCTTGAAGAAGACTCGCGTGTGGCTCGGCACCTTTGACTCCGCCGAGGACGCCGCCCGCGCCTACGACGCCGCCGCTCGCTCCCTCCGCGGCTCCAAGGCCAAAACGAACTTCCCCCTCCCCCCCAATTTCAAtctccaaaaccctaattttaatCCTAACCTTGCCGATCCGTTAATAAATCACCAGAGACCAACCTCTAGCGGCATGAGCAGCACCGTAGAGTCCTTCAGTGGGCCCCGCCAGCTGCCCCTCCCGCCGCCGAGGAGGTATAATCCGCGTATGGCACCAGATGATTGTGGCAGCGATTGTGATTCTTCCTCCTCCGTGGTTGATGACATCGCTTCTTCCTCTTGTAAAAACCCTCTGCCTTTTGATCTTAACATGCCGCCGCCTCCCGACGCCCCTGATTCCGATTTCGAAGAGCTAGCTTGCACGGCGCTCCGCCTCTGA
- the LOC125187301 gene encoding probable purine permease 5, giving the protein MQHQLLMPDMEDPRPKTFREKLEAYKAMALNTFNTKPISHWILLALSSGAMLVAFPASSLLSRVYYSDGGESKWIISWVAVAGWPIPALVLVPTYFVLGVSPTPLNLKLVVSYIVLGFLSAADNLMYAYGYAYLPASTASLLGSTSLIFSTLFGCLLVKNKINASIINAIVIITAAMVIIALDSDSDRYGNVTDRQYAMGFIWNVLGSMLHGLIFALSELVFVRLLGRRSFHVVLEQQVMVSLLGFVFTTMGLVINNDFQNMASEAKSFKGGRSAYLSVLIWGVVTFQLGILGATAALFLASTVLAGVLNSIRVPLTSIAAVVILHDPMSGFKILSLIVTFWGFASYIYGNCTPDKDSSLS; this is encoded by the exons ATGCAGCATCAACTACTAATGCCAG ATATGGAAGATCCGAGGCCGAAAACGTTCCGAGAAAAGCTCGAGGCTTACAAGGCCATGGCTTTGAATACATTCAACACCAAACCTATCTCGCATTGGATTCTCTTAGCTCTAAGCAGTGGAGCAATGCTCGTGGCGTTCCCTGCCTCATCTCTGCTATCGCGTGTTTATTACTCTGATGGCGGGGAGAGCAAGTGGATAATCTCTTGGGTGGCTGTTGCCGGATGGCCTATCCCTGCATTGGTCTTGGTTCCTACTTATTTCGTTTTGGGAGTGTCTCCGACTCCTCTGAACCTGAAGCTCGTCGTGTCCTACATTGTTCTGGGCTTCCTAAGTGCGGCTGACAACCTCATGTACGCGTATGGATATGCTTACTTACCCGCATCAACTGCTTCTCTGTTGGGATCAACGTCCTTGATCTTCTCAACACTCTTCGGATGCCTCTTGGTGAAGAACAAGATCAATGCTTCCATCATAAATGCGATTGTGATCATCACGGCTGCAATGGTGATTATAGCCCTGGATTCAGATTCTGATAGGTATGGGAATGTGACAGACAGACAGTACGCGATGGGATTTATCTGGAACGTGCTGGGGTCCATGCTGCACGGACTCATATTTGCTCTTTCGGAGCTGGTCTTTGTGAGGCTGCTCGGGAGGAGGTCCTTCCACGTCGTGCTGGAGCAGCAAGTGATGGTTTCTTTGCTGGGATTTGTGTTCACGACAATGGGGCTCGTGATCAACAACGACTTCCAGAATATGGCGTCTGAGGCAAAAAGTTTTAAAGGCGGTAGGAGTGCATATCTGTCTGTCCTCATCTGGGGTGTGGTTACATTCCAGCTAGGGATTCTTGGAGCCACGGCCGCGCTGTTTCTGGCATCGACCGTGCTGGCTGGTGTGCTCAACTCGATACGAGTGCCCCTTACGAGCATCGCAGCCGTTGTGATACTCCATGATCCAATGAGTGGTTTCAAGATCCTATCTCTCATTGTCACCTTCTGGGGATTTGCTTCTTACATATATGGGAATTGCACTCCAGATAAAGACTCATCATTATCTTAA
- the LOC125190338 gene encoding probable LRR receptor-like serine/threonine-protein kinase At2g24230: protein MGVEIVGYYFLVVALLFRPLVCQQPNTDESFLLELFVKMGLNPPQKYGFSGSFCSWRGVVCDDEGQNVVKLEASGVGLSGVIPDTTIGKLTKLESLDLSSNKITTLPSDFWSLGSLIFLNLSHNLICGSLSSNIGNFGHLQSLDLSFNKFNGIIPEAVSSLTKLQALNLSHNGFESSVPLGMLQCLNLVSVDLSENKLNGSLPSGFAAALPQLKLLSLAENKVVGRDSDFTGMKSVSFLNLSGNLFRGSVLGVFEGELKVVDLSRNQFQGHIPQVNLTSSFNWSNLLYLDMSENELSGELFFSGLHHSINLRHLNLAHNRFTKQHFLINVDMLTHLEYLNLSSTNLVGEIPSNISRLTSLATLDLSDNHLSSHIPRLAFKSLKFLDLSHNNLTGDIPLVVIDELHHMDTFNFSYNNLSFCASRFSPKTLEASFIGSTNSCPIAANPDFFRKKSPKHRGLKIALALTVSMVFLLLGLLVLAFRCRRKTSMWAVKQDSYKEEQAVSGPFSFQTDSTTWVADVKQATSVPVVIFEKPLLNFTFADLLSATSHFDRGTLLAEGRFGPVYGGLLPGGLHVAVKVLVHGSTMTDHEAARELEYLGRIKHPNLVPLTGYCLAGEQRIAIYDYMENGNLQNLLYDLPLGIQRTEDWSTDTWEDENSGIQNVGPEGSLTTWRFRHKIALGTARALAFLHHGCSPPIIHRDVKASSIYLDSNLEPRLSDFGISKIFGNGAEDEIARGSPGYVPPEFLEPESSSSPKAPTPKSDIYGFGVILFELITGKKPVEDVYGEEKETNLTSWARGLVRTNQASRAIDPRIRGSAPDAQIIEALKIGYLCTAENPSKRPTMQQVVGLLKDLEQITHI from the coding sequence ATGGGTGTTGAAATAGTGGGTTACTACTTTTTAGTGGTGGCTCTGCTATTTAGGCCATTGGTTTGCCAACAACCCAACACAGACGAGTCATTTCTTCttgaattatttgtaaaaatggGCTTAAACCCACCTCAAAAATATGGATTTTCGGGATCATTCTGTTCTTGGAGAGGTGTGGTTTGTGATGATGAGGGACAAAATGTTGTGAAGCTAGAAGCTTCTGGAGTGGGTTTATCTGGTGTGATTCCTGATACAACTATTGGGAAATTGACAAAGCTTGAATCTTTGGATCTTAGCAGTAACAAGATTACTACCTTGCCTTCTGATTTCTGGAGTTTGGGTTCTCtcatatttcttaatctttcaCACAACTTAATCTGTGGGAGTCTTTCTAGCAACATAGGAAATTTTGGGCACCTTCAAAGTTTGGACCTttcatttaacaaatttaatggGATCATTCCTGAAGCAGTCAGCTCATTAACCAAGTTGCAGGCTTTGAATCTCAGTCACAATGGGTTTGAATCCAGTGTTCCATTAGGGATGTTGCAGTGCTTAAACTTGGTTTCTGTTGATCTCTCTGAAAACAAGCTCAATGGCTCTCTTCCTAGTGGCTTTGCTGCTGCATTGCCACAGCTCAAGCTGTTGAGCTTAGCAGAAAACAAGGTTGTTGGCCGGGATTCGGACTTTACGGGGATGAAAAGCGTGAGCTTTCTGAATCTCTCAGGCAATTTGTTCAGGGGTTCTGTTTTAGGTGTGTTTGAAGGGGAGTTGAAGGTGGTGGATTTGAGCAGGAATCAGTTCCAAGGCCACATTCCTCAGGTAAACCTTACATCATCTTTCAATTGGTCCAACTTGCTGTATTTGGATATGTCTGAGAATGAGTTGAGTGGTGAGCTTTTCTTCTCAGGATTGCATCACTCTATCAATCTTAGACACCTTAATCTTGCACACAACAGATTCACCAAGCAGCACTTTCTGATCAATGTTGATATGCTTACACATTTAGAGTATCTGAATTTGTCTTCTACCAATTTGGTTGGTGAGATTCCTAGCAACATCTCACGCCTAACTAGTTTAGCAACCCTTGATCTCTCTGATAACCATCTCAGCTCCCACATTCCTCGTCTCGCGTTTAAAAGCCTCAAGTTTCTTGACCTTTCACACAACAATCTAACAGGAGACATCCCATTGGTGGTGATTGATGAGCTCCATCATATGGATACCTTCAATTTCTCTTACAACAACCTTAGCTTTTGTGCATCCCGGTTTTCCCCCAAAACCCTCGAAGCTTCTTTCATAGGATCGACTAATAGCTGTCCCATTGCTGCCAACCCGGACTTCTTTAGGAAAAAGTCTCCAAAGCATAGAGGGCTAAAGATTGCTCTGGCTCTGACTGTCTCCATGGTGTTTTTGCTCTTGGGGTTGCTTGTTCTCGCCTTTCGATGTCGTAGAAAGACAAGTATGTGGGCTGTGAAACAGGATTCTTATAAGGAGGAGCAGGCAGTCTCGGGGCCCTTCTCGTTCCAGACGGATTCAACCACTTGGGTGGCTGATGTTAAGCAGGCAACATCAGTGCCCGTGGTCATTTTTGAGAAGCCGCTGCTGAACTTTACATTCGCGGACTTGCTGTCTGCGACCTCTCATTTTGACCGGGGCACCTTGCTGGCAGAAGGGAGATTCGGGCCTGTGTATGGTGGACTGCTGCCAGGGGGATTACATGTTGCTGTTAAGGTTTTGGTCCATGGTTCCACGATGACAGACCACGAAGCTGCAAGAGAGCTCGAGTATCTTGGTCGAATCAAGCACCCTAATCTTGTTCCATTAACCGGATATTGCTTGGCTGGTGAGCAGAGGATAGCTATCTATGATTACATGGAGAATGGGAACTTGCAGAACTTGCTCTACGATCTGCCACTCGGGATTCAAAGAACGGAAGATTGGAGCACAGACACATGGGAAGATGAGAACAGCGGGATACAAAACGTTGGCCCTGAAGGATCACTAACAACATGGAGATTCAGACACAAGATCGCACTTGGCACTGCTCGTGCACTTGCGTTCCTCCACCATGGCTGCTCGCCTCCCATCATCCACAGAGACGTCAAAGCAAGCAGCATCTATCTGGACTCCAACTTAGAGCCCAGGCTGTCAGATTTTGGGATTTCCAAGATTTTTGGCAATGGGGCTGAAGATGAGATTGCTCGTGGATCGCCAGGGTACGTACCCCCAGAGTTTCTCGAGCCAGAGAGCAGCTCATCGCCAAAGGCTCCAACACCCAAATCAGACATATATGGATTTGGAGTCATCCTGTTTGAGCTCATCACCGGGAAGAAGCCAGTTGAAGATGTGTatggagaagagaaagaaacaaACTTGACTAGTTGGGCGAGGGGACTAGTGAGGACGAACCAAGCATCACGTGCTATCGACCCCAGGATCCGTGGGAGTGCACCGGACGCACAGATCATCGAGGCTTTGAAGATCGGATACCTTTGCACAGCCGAAAACCCTTCCAAGAGGCCAACCATGCAACAGGTAGTTGGCCTGCTCAAGGATCTTGAACAAATTACACACATTTGA